The sequence below is a genomic window from Lycium ferocissimum isolate CSIRO_LF1 chromosome 9, AGI_CSIRO_Lferr_CH_V1, whole genome shotgun sequence.
TTTTCCACCACTAAAAATTCCATTTCCCTCCACCATCACCACCATTACCACCACCATGGACAATATTGATTTTCCAGCCAGTCAACTCACACCAAATCGGAGTATCTGAACAATATGAGACTTAATGCTGGGGACAGGACCGGTGTCCCGTGGCAGTGCTAACGTGAGGATCTGTGGTTGGGCAATCTGCAAATGCTTTGAGCACCTGGGTCTGCAAAAAAATACTTCAATTACTCACTCCCAATATCACGCACACTAATAGAGTAGTAGTACATAAAGAGATTATCTAGTTTCTCGAGGAAGAGAACTTCACCTGAAATTCGAGAAGCTTCAGATTGTATTGAACCCAATGCGAGAGATGAGTGGagaaacaaatatatataaaagactAAGCTTTGAATTACAATATTTTTCATGGTGGCGGTAACAGTCATAATGGTGGTTAGTGGTGGAAAAGCAAATAGATAAGAGGGTAAAATGGGTAAAGGGtgctgaggtggcatgccacgtggcagccacctcatcaaatgtcattaccacgtaggattggatgtccaccttggacaaacTTATCggaagaggggtatatttgaattaatagtataacggtagggtatatttgaactcaaagtataacgaagggtatatttaaacaTTTTCTCacagtacaggggtatatttggcccttttccgaaatATCAATCATCTTAGTTTTGATGAGTTACGAGTCTAAACAATCTTGACTTCTAGTAAGCTATACTCTCCCTTCTCTCTAGCCATTTTACTTAACTACCTATGATCTTAATTGACATCTTTGATTAACATCCGATGTAGCCCCTGAACTTCCGGACCCATCTAATACACAATGGACACACCAACCTATTACCACCTATCTTATGCCAAATGTTACTGTTAGTAGTGAACTAACACAGGAAGAATTTGTCAGTTGCAGTGATGATGGCACAAAACAAATCCAAAAATCACATGAGCCTGTGAACACCAATACTGAGAGACAACCGAAGGCTCAAAATTGTGTTGAAGCTGTAGGCAACACTGCAAATGATCCTAATAGAGGAGTCCATAAAAGCAATCCCAGTGTCAATGGCAATCACGACACTAATAATTTTTTCTAAGATCTCTTCTAACTTTGGCAAACCTAATCACCCAATGGGTAATACGAGACCTCTAACTCAGATACAATCCAATCTCATACTGTCCATCAACAACACACCCAAGCACCGACAAATATCATAAACAAAGGCAATAATAAGACATCTTCTCCGGGTTCATTTTAAATCTTCATTTGCAATGGCCGTTGATATTAATTTTGTTGAAGAGGACAAACTTTTTACCTTTGTCCTGAGGGAGGAGAGGAGGGAGGTAGTAATAGGAACATTCAGATTATGGAGGTGTGTGAGGTTTTTATTCTTCTTAACTtccatttttctcaattttttgtttGCTCTTTTCCTGGCTTTGACGCTTTGTGTTTGGCTCTGATCTCTATTATCAGATGAGGTATCCCTGTGCAGATCACAGTAGGGGGAGGTTCTGAGAACAAAGGGATGCTCCTCTCGTTTTTATCATTCATACTATCATGTACGTGATCCTTGGTTGTGACATCCTCGTTGGGGTTTTCTTCCTTGCCAGTTTGAATATCAGCTTCAGAGTTATCTTCATTAGTCACCCCCTTAACTGTGTTATCATCAGTAAGAGAGTTGCTTGTAATGTTAATATCTTTGTCACTCTACAACAAGATTATCAGCTAGATTCTAATCAGAGGTACCCTCAATTATGCTTAAAAGATTAGCATCAGCTTCATCCTGAGAGTTAGCAATATCAGACTCTTTATGAATAAGTGTCTCCTTCTGTTAATTCACTTTATAAAAACATTCAAGTGAAGATCTAGTTTCCAGATTATTAATTCTGACAACCATCTGGAGATTACTAGAGGAGCTAGGGTCTTTTCTATTCACAATTATGGGAAGAGTTCCAGCATTGTTTGAAGCAGTATTACCTTCATTACCTTTCTCAGTCTGTTCAGGGGTTTGTTGTGTGTTGGGAGTAGACTCCTGATTTGGTTAGGAATATGAACAAGAATGTAGACTTGTTTGAGGTTTTTAGGTTTATTCTGGTTCCAACCTCTGTAGTTCAAATCCTAGAGTTCTCCTTCACTTGTGCTTTTCCTTTACCATTGCCAATCGTTGGTTTTTGCTGTATCTCCCTATTAATGGTGTTTTGACCCTACTAGTAGTTGTTAGTCTGGTCATTAGTAGTATTTTCTCCTTGGTAGTGTTCTGTTGACTAGATTCTCCAACTTGAAACTCCCTAGTTTGGTGTGCATCAGCTCTGGTACCAAATTGAGGATTGGAAGGATCTTGTTTATTGTTTTCGTCCCTCATTTTGAGTCTACACTGTGCTTTACTATGGCCTTGATGTTTACATACTTGTAGTAGTCCGAGATAACCTTGTATTCTATGGTTTTCCAGTAGCCATCTTCATCGCCATGATCAAAACCAACCCAAATGCTATCCGACAAATCTTTTGTGAGGTCCATTTCAACTATAGCCTTAGCTTCGCAACCCCTAGTGTTTACCAGCGTAGCCTTTTCAAGAGATAAAAGAGCTCTAGTTCTCTCAATTATCCGCTTTACTGCTTTCCAATGGTAGCAAGGCCATAGGAGATAGGACCATTGGTATAACAAcccaaattggagaaaaaaagttTTTCTCCTGGGAACAAAATCAGGTGTCCATTTGAAGAATCTCAGGGGATGTTTGCCTATGTCTAAGAATCTTCTAAAATTGTAATCATATTGATTCTATACATCAATGTAAATATGCGTCGAGTccatatgagtttttttttttttaataaattaaacCAATCCCATAGACTTAATTGTCTATGGCCATTGGGGGATTTGGCATTGACCCCTACCTTGTTAATAATATTACCAAAAATATACATGGGAGGAGGGCTACGCCATGACTCCCTCTTTTACATTTGTGAGGACAACCTCTCTTATATCTGCCCCTATGAGCTAGAAGAACACTACTAATTAGATAGAATTCTAATTAGTTATGTTCTCATTATACTTACAACTCAAGGGACATCATAACTATAGTACAAAAACAACCTACTAGTTTTACATAGGACTTGCAACACATTCCTAATGAAGGTGCTGCCAATAGTCCAGCAAAAAATTGTTAATAATCTGTCCAAAAATCACGCTCCATCCTATGCATTTGATTAAGAACTTCCATGTTGATCTGTTTGCTGCTTCTCCTTGTCCACTCCCGTTTgtacttcattttcttcttgtagTTCTGAGTCTGAAGTTTGCTAGCTGAGCTTTATCCATCCTCACTGCTCCCCTAGCCTGCCTTGGAATTTCCTGCATTGTATAATACAAGTTAGCAATGAAACTGAACAATGTGTTACTACCAAATTTAGCTAAAGAATCAGCTGCTGTGTTTGCTTCCCCGAAACAATGTTGCACTTTGATACTTCTTTTGTCTGTAATCCTTTTCAAAGCTTCTATCTCCTTCAAGAATTCCCAGGGGATGCTATATGCACCATCTAGCCACTTTACCACTAGGATTGAATCCACCTCTATAATACCATTGTTAATATCATTATCATCTAACCAGTTGATACCAAAACTTGCAGCTTGAATTTCAGTACTATTATTAGAGCAAAATTGCACTGCTTTAGCAAAAGCCATAATGCTGTCTCCTCTAAAGTTTCTAGCAATTCCTCCAATTCATGCTTTGTTGTAGTGTACCATGCTGCTTCCATCATTGTTAATCTTGATGATATTCTCTGGAGGTTTGCTCCAAACAACAGGAAAGCTAGTTAACACAGTTTTGTGAGCTTCCATGCTACTGCATATCCTGCTCCAGTTGTCACTCAAGTCAATATTGTAGCCTTTCTTGTTAATGATGCCCTTCACATGCTGAGCCACTTCATAACAAATCTTGGCCTCCGAGTATTTTTTGTTTCCATATTTGATAGAGCTCCAAGGTTTCCACAACTCCCAACAAATAAGGATAGGAATGCCTTTGGTATGCCACTCTTAACATGGACTTATTTGTGTTAAAATTCCACCATGTTAAGAACCTTGCTTGGATAGTCTGACTCTACATCTTGATGCCCATAGAGTCACCAAAAAAATTTCCAGACCTTCGTAGCTAACTCCTCTTCAATGAAGACATGTAGAATAGTCTCCTCTTTAGGATCATTACAGCAAATGCACATAGGATCAGAATCATTAGAGAAGTTCTTAATTCTATCATACATAGGCATCTTCTTCTTGATAATTCTCCAGCTGATAAAAGCCATTTTAAaggggtttcctttattccatATGCATTTCCAAATAGGAGATTCAGGTAGTCTTTTCCTTAAGGCTTGAAAAGCACTGGCACAGGCGAATTTTCCTGATGGATTATCCATCCAGATGGCCTGATCAGTTTTGTCTCTTTGCCCAATGTCCATCTTCTGAATGACATTGCAGATTTCAGGTGGAACAAGCTTTGCAATGTATTCCATGTCCCAGCTATCTGCAACTAGACAGTGTGCCACCATAAGAGTACCAGGATTACTCCCAGAGTGGTGATAGACAGCTAGTGGGCTAAGACCTGTCCAATTGTCCAACCAAAAGGACATTTTTGCTTCATTTATCTTCCATAAAATGTGAGGTTCAGCATCAGATTTAATTCTCAAAAGTTCTTTCCAGATGAAAGATTGATATCCTTGAACATTTCTTGCAACCACATGACCTCTTTGACTATATTTTGCCATCATAAACTGTGACCATATGTTATTTTCTACTCTCAGTCTCCACCATATTTTGGAGGCAAATACTTTACAAATGTCAACAATGCTTTTAAAGCCTGTGCCTCTTTCTGCTTGAGTGTAACACATATTTGCCCATGAACTCCAATGATACCTCTTTTTGTTGTCAGTCTGTCCCCAGAAAAAATCAGCGAAATACTTTTCAAGCTGTTTTATGATACCTTTAGGGGGTGACATTGCAGCTAGTGTATGAAGAGTTTGTGACTGTAAGACATGCTTAATAATAGTTGCTCTTCCCCCAGATGACAAAATATTTCCTTGCCATCCTTGAGCCTTATTCATGACACTTTTAGCGATGTCAGTAAAATAGGATAGTCTTTTCCTCCCAGGGAAAATAGGACATCCTAAGTACTTCATGGGAAAACATTGATGTTTGTAGCCAGTAATCCTACCAATCATTCTTCTTCTATCTTCAGGAGAATTAGTAGCAGTCAAAAACACACTTTTTTCTATGTTGATCTCTTGACCAGATTCCTTCTCATACTGTTTCAAAATCTTGGTGATCGTTTTGATGCTTCTATTGTTACCAGATGAGAAGATGAcaatgagcccgtttggattggcttatagcttaaagctgtttgcagcttataagctgaaaaaaataagttggggtagtccaacttattttttttggcttataagtttaCATTTTCGACTTATAAGccgctttagataaactaagttaaatgggtccaattatttttttgagcttattttaagcacaaaatgagaTCAAACACTGAAAAgacttataagccaacttataagccaatccaaacgggctcaatgTCATCTGCATAGCATAAGTGATTAATCAAAGACACTTTTTGTTGCATAGTGTAGCCAATATACCTTTCTTTGTTGTGTAGTTGATTTAGAGCCTTGGACAGGGTTTCAGCAGCCAATACAAATAGTCCAGGTGACAGAGGGTCACCTTGCTTAAGGCCTCTGGTAGAATGAAAGAAACCATGCCTTATACCATTGATTATGACTGAGTACCATACCTCAGAAATGAGTCTATGTGTGATGTCTATGAAAACTTTAGAAAATCCCATATGTCTGAGAGTAGATTTGAGAAAGAGCCAAGAAACTTTGTCATAGGCTTTATCCAATCAAGCTTCATGACAATGTTCCCATATTTGTTGTTCTTCTTGATGTCCTGAACTAATTCTTGTGTAAGTAAGACATTCTCAGTGATCAGTCTGCATTTAATAAAACCAGTCTGATTCTGAGAGATCAGCTTGGGAAGTAGGTTAGTCAATCTGTTGGAGATGATCTTAGAGATAATCTTGTTTGAGAAGTTGCTCAAACTAATGGGCCTCATCTGAGAGAAGTTGCTAGGGGATTCCACCTTAGGTAATAGAATCAGGCAGGTGTGAGTAAAAAACTTGGTAAGTTTTCCCCCTCTGAAGAAATCTTTAACCATGTTGTGCACATCCTCTTTGATAACATCCCAAGTAGCTTGGTAAAATCTTCCATTAAAGCCATCAGGCCCAGGGGCACTATCTGGATCAAGAAGAATAATAGCTTGAAAGGTTTCATCCATGCTTGGAACAGCAACAAGGCTCTCATTATCTTCATTGGTCAAAATACTATCAATATTCTCCAGGATCTTGAACTCATTGGGCTGATCAGGCTAAGAAAACAATCTATTGAAGTGTCTGATGGCAGCATCAGCAATTCTGTCATCCCCTTGGATCCATTCATCAAGCTCATTtttgatcctatatatatatgagctttTTTCCTCTTATGCCTTATAACACTATGAAAAAATAtttgggaaaagggttcaaaacacactcaaactatggccaaagttgccataacacacctgaactttgcgggggtcctatgacccccctggacttattttttgtgtattatctaCGCTTTCAAATGGACAAAGTCACCCAAACTCGTTTGAGTGTATGCACGCGCTCCACTAcaggaaatttgatttttagcGACCACTTCTTAACGAAGGGAGATGAATCCGGTCGTTATAAGTGCACTTATAGtgactaaattttttttccaatcgttagagctaatttttctttcaattatcgTGCTTTTTGCTTTGTGCCTTTTGTGTTGAGtttaaaagatttaattattcttcAATTGGGTGTTTTTCATTTCTCcactttccaaaatttcaaacccaaaaaaactCCATTGTAACGACCAAATCAAATGGCTCTTTTTcgatattatataggatttgtGACATTGTTGACattgaaaacatgattaataaTAGTGGATTAAGATAGTAGAACCAAAGTAAAACAAAAACTCCATTAGGGACGTCGAGTTTCGACTTGAAGCTTTTAGATCCGGGTCTTCAAATtccggatttgatgaataaaattCTTGGTTGCCGATTGTTTGAAGTCGAACTTGAGCTTAGAAGACGTCCGGGAACGTGAAGAACCGAACGACTCTATGACTTCCCCATGAACAAAGCTTGAAGCTTCGAACTCGAATTTTCGGGTTGCCGCAAATGAGCTCCATTTCGAGTGGGTGATATATCAAAAGAACCGGAACGTCGAGAGGAATTCGAATATGAAATTTGGTGATGTTTGTTTGAGATTTGAAGTGCATTAGGATCAAATTTCAGTCCAATTCTctatgaagaagatgaacagTAATTTGCTGCCCAGATTTTGCCaaagttgccataacacaccCGAATTTcgcgggggtcctatgacccccctggacttattttttgtgtattatataCACTTTTATATGGAATCTTACGCGCTCAAAGAGAGTAGATATAATCGCTTGTACAGGTCACCATATAAAGgcatacaaaatacacaaaaaataagtacagGGGTGTCAtgggacccccgcaaagttcaggtgtgttatggcaactttggccatagtttgagtgtgttttgaacacttttcccAAAATATTTAGTGTTACTATCTCCTTCTTCTTGCCATTTGATCCTGGCTTTCTGTCTAAGCATAGAAGGGTCTTTATTTATCTAGTGAATCTGCTCAGCATATTTAGAGTGCAGAAGACTTCTATTTTGATCAGTGTTTTGATTAGTATAAAGATTTTCTGCCCTTTCCACCTGGTTTTCAAGATCCTTCATCTTATCAAATATGTTGCCAATATGGTTCTTAGACCACTGGCTGAGGTAGTTGCTAAGTCTCTTCAGTTTCTGCTGCATGATCCACATAGGGTTGCCCCTTACTACTATTTGCCAAGAATTCCTCACTATATTCATTAAGTCATCTTGATCAATCCAGAAGTTCAGGAACTTGAAATATTTAGTCTTTGGGGGATCCATGTTACCACACTCAGAACCTGTCCTTGGAAGATGTCTAATATTGACAATAGAGAAGCTCTGGGACCATAGATCATTATACATGACTCTATCAAGCCTCATAAGGACCCTTCCTCTCAGTCTTCTAGCATTAGTCCAAGTGAATTTGTCTCCAGAGAACCCAGAGTCCATCATGTTACAATCCTCCATGCATCCAACAAAGTCTATACTTCTGCTTAGTCTATGTTGTCTTCCCCCTTGTTTCTCATCAGCTTCCATGATACTGTTGATATCTCCCATAATAGTCCAAGGTTTATTAATGTGACTATTCAAGGTTCTCAGATTATCCCATTATCTTTTCCTCTTCCTGGCAGTAGTTTTGGCATAGACTATAGTCACAAAGAAATTTTCAGTGCTGCTGATGTGCTGAACTTCCATAGTAAGCTATTGGTTGTGGTCAATAATCACCTTGCAGGTGAACTTAGCTTCCCAAAAACACCAAATTTTACCATTCCTGCTAGTAACTGCATTGTCAAAACCCAACTTTCTCCTGTATTTTTGGACTTTATTCTTGTTGATAGTAGCATTGTGCACAAAAGGTTCCTGTAGTGCCACAAAAGTGGCTTTGTGAATATGAATGAGTTTTTTGAGTCTGTCAAAAGCTGCTTTGGAACCTATCTCTCTTATGTTCCATATGATTGTATTAATCATAAAGGAACATTTCAACATTGCTTTTTTGATCCTCTACCCTTGCCTCTGGTGACCATGGCAGGGGTTGAGGTACTaacttttttattgttttttcttttgggaatttCAGTTCCTCTGGGGGATAAATTCCCTTTCTCCACAGCTTCCTTGATCTGGTCCTTCACTTCTGATGCTATGCTAGGTTGTGGTGAAAAAGCATTGATCAGACTATCAGCAACCTTTTCATCAGACAGTTTATCTGCCTGATCCTGATCTCTTTTGTCATCTCCTTTGGCATTCATATTGTCCACGTTGATACTAGAGCCTGTTTCTGACTTCTCTTGATGCTCTTTGGCTGTAGCAATACTCATTTGATTCTTCtgcattattttcttttggcTTTCTCCAGGGACAATCTCTTCAGATATGGTATTCTCATTGCTATTCCCCTGCCCTTCCTCATCTTCAAACTGTCCAGTGTCATCAGCTATATTCTCAAACACATTATGAGTCTTAAGTGGAGGATTGATGGGCACACTTAGATCATGTGTACTCCCTTCCTGCTTGTCACTGGTGGTGATCACCACCACAGTCTTGTGAATCTGGTTTTCTCTAGGTATTTCTTGGTGTTCTTCCTCCTCTAGAGAATTCTTCTCCTGATTGTTAtctctttcttgaatttcagcTTCATCATCAAAGGCAGTATCTTTCCTAAGGAGTTGGCTGTTCCCAGGTTCAATACTGTCATTATTGTCCTTACTGTGCTTCTCCTTTTCTCCATCATTCTCCAGGttcttttccttgtttttacTGCCATCTTTACCTTTATTTCTCACAACTTTAAGagcatttcttcttcttctttgcttTCTCTTCTCCCTGTGTTTTCCTCCTTTGGTCTTTTTGGCCTGAGCTTCAACAGCTTTTTCCTCAACTTGTCTATTATCAATTTTATCCTTAACATCTTCTTTCTCCTTATTGTCATTATTCTTACTAGATTCAGCTTGATCAACTATTTCCTGGGCtatatcatttttttcatcatcattcttcttcttagcAAATCTACATTGGATTAAAAAGTGTCCTAGTTTTCTGCAATAGGTGCAAAATTTAGGAACACTCTCATAATCAAGTTTTTGATAAAGCCTTTGAGAGGATGAGATTCATCTTCTAAACCTACCCATATCTTTTCTGGGAGGGGCCTAGTTAAATCAACCTCTACCCGTACCTTGGCCATACTTGGCCGTGTCATATTGTTAGTAGCAGCATCCAAAATAAGAGGATTTCCTATAGGGGCGAAATTTGCTTTACATAATGCCATGCGTGACAATGGAAAGGAAGTTTAGGAAGGAGTACCCATATAGGAACCATAGGTGAGTCTTCTTCGGGCTTGAAATCTGGGTGCCACATTTGTAGCCACATTTGTGCCCCGTTGAATTCAATTGATCTTCTAAAGTAAGTTCTTTTGCAATCCTCCTCATTTTTGAAATCTATGAATACCGAATTGTGATCGTATGCCCCTATTGCTGGATCTTCCTTCAAAGTGATTTTCTCCAGCAAACTCGATTGAACcatatttaaaaatttcccAATTAAAGTGTGTTTACACTCTTTAGCCATGACTCCATAGTAATCTTtggatttgaaaatgaaagcatGAACTCCATTGTGGTGTGTTCTCCTTGTTAACACAGATGGACATCCAAAGCGGTTGTTCGGTGGTGGATTAGGGGCAGGAGTAGAAATTATGGCTGCATACGAAGGTTTTTGTAGAATTGTTTCAGTGGATGTTGTCGTCTCCTTGTTAGAGACATTTTCCCCCACCGGACGCGTCGCATCAGGGCCGCCGTGAGGCTTCATTAGGCCGCGCATGTGATACATTTAGCACAGTTGGTTGAGAGAAAAAAGTCGTTAAAAAGTTACCATTATAGTTGCTAGAGATTCCTCGTGAGTCGTTGAAGTTTGACATTTGATTATAACAATTTTGAGAGAGCTTCTAAATGGGATTTGggtagtcattttttttttgatttaatcAATTTTCGGAATTGTATAGTTGAATTTATCAAGGGTTAATTGGGCTGTTACCTAAGCACCCAAAGGAACAGGTTCTTTGAGCAACTACACAGGAAGGTAAAATGCGGAATAAAACCTTTACAAGTATTTAATGTGGAAAAACTCCTTGCCCAAGTGAGGAAAAACCACGACCTGCCTTTTGTAGGAAATTGCCAAATTTTCACTAAACTCGAACAACTTGTCCAAGGTTAAAATGGCTTGTACACCTAAGGAACCTTTCCAAACAATCCCTTTTCTACTCTCTCTTCCTCAACTGTTCCAAACTGttggctctctctctctactctCTTCAATGACTCTATCCAGTTAGAGAATTCCATTACAACTCGATAAATACCTATTACAATTACTAAGAAAAGTAAATAGATGGAACCACACTAAGAACTTAACTATTACAACTCAAGAACTGAAAGATATATCTTGCTAGGAACAAGTTCTTTGTTGCTGCTCTAGTTGGCTCCTTCGAGACTTTGGTGTTGACTTTCAACTCACTTTAGATGTCTCTCTCGTTGGTTGTGGTCAAGCTCCAAAGCTTTTTGACATGTTGTATTTATAGTGGTGAATGCCTTGGTTTTATAAGTTTTTCGAAAATCAATCCTTATTTGATATgaatttccttctttccttctctATGCATGTTGACAAACCTTCTCCTATTTCCAAAATAATTCcatgtgtttaacttatgatATTACTTTTATAACTCGAACTCCAGTTTTTTGTTGAATAGGAATGAGTCAAAACGTCAAATTCTCCAAGTCTGCAAGAAACAACTTCTCCTCGGCAGTCTCTAGTTCTTCTTTGTAAGGACCAGTTTCTCTAAGTAGTTCCTCTTCTGTTATGATATCACTAGTTTCTGCGGAGATCTGTTTGGTATCTGGTTCTTCAACATcttcctttactcttgattgTCATTGAAACATGATTTgttaatcatcaaaacttcatttAAGCTCTGAACTATTATTGTAACGACTCGTCAGGTCGTTATGTgccttttgaccattttacccctgtcGACCTAATTCCAGAGGTTATCGTGCGATTCTGGCAAAACTTGGGAAAATAAGGCTCTTAAGTGCGAAAATTTGACCAATatttgacttttgggtaaacagacctttttcgaaattctGTCAATTTCGTGAGGTTCGGAGGGTCAATTATGATTTGGTGGGATAATAGGTTTGGTTCCCGAGGCGTTTGGTTGCGTTTTGGGTACTTGGTTGGGAACTTGATTTTATCCGTTTGAGGGTTGACTTGGTAAATTAGACCTTCGTTAGGAATTTCGAGACTACGGGTGAGTTCGGAGCgtatgtgtgcatatttggtttgtgtacGGGAGGCCTCGGATtgatgtcgggattttgggtt
It includes:
- the LOC132031564 gene encoding uncharacterized protein LOC132031564 — translated: MGDINSIMEADEKQGGRQHRLSRSIDFVGCMEDCNMMDSGFSGDKFTWTNARRLRGRVLMRLDRVMYNDLWSQSFSIVNIRHLPRTGSECGNMDPPKTKYFKFLNFWIDQDDLMNIVRNSWQIVVRGNPMWIMQQKLKRLSNYLSQWSKNHIGNIFDKMKDLENQPDQPNEFKILENIDSILTNEDNESLVAVPSMDETFQAIILLDPDSAPGPDGFNGRFYQATWDVIKEDVHNMVKDFFRGGKLTKFFTHTCLILLPKVESPSNFSQMRPISLSNFSNKIISKIISNRLTNLLPKLISQNQTGFIKCRLITENVLLTQELVQDIKKNNKYGNIVMKLDWIKPMTKFLGSFSNLLSDIWDFLKGLKQGDPLSPGLFVLAAETLSKALNQLHNKERSIKTITKILKQYEKESGQEINIEKSVFLTATNSPEDRRRMIGRITGYKHQCFPMKYLGCPIFPGRKRLSYFTDIAKSVMNKAQGWQGNILSSGGRATIIKHVLQSQTLHTLAAMSPPKGIIKQLEKYFADFFWGQTDNKKRYHWSSWANMCYTQAERGTGFKSIVDICKVFASKIWWRLRVENNIWSQFMMAKYSQRGHVVARNVQGYQSFIWKELLRIKSDAEPHILWKINEAKMSFWLDNWTGLSPLAVYHHSGSNPGTLMVAHCLVADSWDMEYIAKLVPPEICNVIQKMDIGQRDKTDQAIWMDNPSGKFACASAFQALRKRLPESPIWKCIWNKGNPFKMAFISWRIIKKKMPMYDRIKNFSNDSDPMCICCNDPKEETILHVFIEEELATKLWKPWSSIKYGNKKYSEAKICYEVAQHVKGIINKKGYNIDLSDNWSRICSSMEAHKTVLTSFPVVWSKPPENIIKINNDGSSMVHYNKA